A portion of the Manihot esculenta cultivar AM560-2 chromosome 2, M.esculenta_v8, whole genome shotgun sequence genome contains these proteins:
- the LOC110608729 gene encoding putative lipid phosphate phosphatase 3, chloroplastic isoform X5 yields the protein MPWRDFRSLSCFKNFMGIFKDASTKRLEITANTCQSFSTLDLALIEHKDKENKMREVQLGSHTVMSHGVTVARTHMHDWLILLVLVVIEVILYVIHPFYRFVGKDMMSDLKYPFKSNTVPVWAVPIYAVILPMVIFLIIYFRRRDIYDLHHAILGNNIFHFLVLYLLKFPSCYQLRLSLPNAQDVFMSAGLFYSVLVTAVITDSIKNAVGRPRPDFFWRCFPDGKDVYDQLGNVICHGDKNIIKEGHKSFPSGHTSCWGPYAYFQVLEESRIQASNAINLGNSETMEAEAENEEGESNGFMGLHLARSSSLPMEDVERGRK from the exons ATGCCTTGGAGGGATTTCAGATCTCTTTCTTGCTTCAAGAATTTTATGGGCATCTTTAAG GACGCATCGACGAAGAGGCTGGAGATTACTGCAAATACCTGCCAATCATTTTCAACTCTTGACCTTGCACTGATAGAACACAAGGATAAAGAG AACAAGATGAGGGAAGTTCAGCTTGGTTCGCATACTGTGATGTCCCATGGGGTTACAGTTGCAAGGACACACATGCATGATTGGCTTATACTTTTAGTTCTTGTGGTGATAGAGGTCATTCTATATGTTATTCATCCATTTTATCGGTTTGTTGGGAAGGATATGATGTCGGATCTTAAGTACCCCTTCAAAAGTAATACAGTGCCTGTTTGGGCTGTCCCT ATATATGCCGTTATTTTGCCTATGGTTATTTTCCTCATTATCTATTTTCGTAGGAGAGACATCTATGATCTCCACCATGCCATACTAGGTAATAATATCTTCCATTTCCTTGTTTTGTACCTCTTAAAATTTCCATCATGCTATCAGTTGCGGTTATCACTACCTAATGCACaagatgtttttatgagtgcAGGCCTCTTTTATTCTGTTCTAGTGACAGCTGTCATTACCGATTCAATAAAAAATGCTGTTGGTCGGCCTAGACCTGACTTCTTTTGGCGTTGTTTCCCAGACGGAAAGGAT GTTTATGATCAATTGGGAAATGTCATATGCCACggtgataaaaatattattaaggaAGGACATAAAAGTTTTCCAAGTGGACACACCTCAT GTTGGGGACCTTATGCATACTTTCAGGTATTGGAGGAGTCACGCATACAAGCATCCAATGCTATAAATCTGGGAAATTCAGAGACAATGGAGGCTGAAGCTGAGAATGAAGAAGGTGAAAGTAATGGATTCATGGGACTACATCTGGCTCGTAGCTCTAGTTTGCCAATGGAAGACGTAGAACGGGGAAGGAAGTAA
- the LOC110608729 gene encoding lipid phosphate phosphatase 2 isoform X3 has translation MPWRDFRSLSCFKNFMGIFKDASTKRLEITANTCQSFSTLDLALIEHKDKENKMREVQLGSHTVMSHGVTVARTHMHDWLILLVLVVIEVILYVIHPFYRFVGKDMMSDLKYPFKSNTVPVWAVPIYAVILPMVIFLIIYFRRRDIYDLHHAILGLFYSVLVTAVITDSIKNAVGRPRPDFFWRCFPDGKDVYDQLGNVICHGDKNIIKEGHKSFPSGHTSWSFAGLSFLSLYLSGKIKAFDRRGHVAKLCIVFLPLLVACLVGISRVDDYWHHWQDVFAGGLLGLVVATFCYLQFFPPPYHPQGWGPYAYFQVLEESRIQASNAINLGNSETMEAEAENEEGESNGFMGLHLARSSSLPMEDVERGRK, from the exons ATGCCTTGGAGGGATTTCAGATCTCTTTCTTGCTTCAAGAATTTTATGGGCATCTTTAAG GACGCATCGACGAAGAGGCTGGAGATTACTGCAAATACCTGCCAATCATTTTCAACTCTTGACCTTGCACTGATAGAACACAAGGATAAAGAG AACAAGATGAGGGAAGTTCAGCTTGGTTCGCATACTGTGATGTCCCATGGGGTTACAGTTGCAAGGACACACATGCATGATTGGCTTATACTTTTAGTTCTTGTGGTGATAGAGGTCATTCTATATGTTATTCATCCATTTTATCGGTTTGTTGGGAAGGATATGATGTCGGATCTTAAGTACCCCTTCAAAAGTAATACAGTGCCTGTTTGGGCTGTCCCT ATATATGCCGTTATTTTGCCTATGGTTATTTTCCTCATTATCTATTTTCGTAGGAGAGACATCTATGATCTCCACCATGCCATACTAG GCCTCTTTTATTCTGTTCTAGTGACAGCTGTCATTACCGATTCAATAAAAAATGCTGTTGGTCGGCCTAGACCTGACTTCTTTTGGCGTTGTTTCCCAGACGGAAAGGAT GTTTATGATCAATTGGGAAATGTCATATGCCACggtgataaaaatattattaaggaAGGACATAAAAGTTTTCCAAGTGGACACACCTCAT GGTCCTTTGCTGGCCTGAGTTTCCTATCTCTCTACCTATCTGGAAAAATAAAAGCATTTGACCGCAGAGGCCATGTTGCAAAGCTATGCATTGTCTTTCTGCCACTACTAGTTGCTTGTCTTGTTGGCATTTCTCGAGTGGATGACTACTGGCATCATTGGCAGGATGTCTTTGCTGGAGGTCTATTAG GGCTTGTAGTGGCTACATTTTGTTATTTGCAGTTCTTCCCTCCGCCATATCATCCTCAAG GTTGGGGACCTTATGCATACTTTCAGGTATTGGAGGAGTCACGCATACAAGCATCCAATGCTATAAATCTGGGAAATTCAGAGACAATGGAGGCTGAAGCTGAGAATGAAGAAGGTGAAAGTAATGGATTCATGGGACTACATCTGGCTCGTAGCTCTAGTTTGCCAATGGAAGACGTAGAACGGGGAAGGAAGTAA
- the LOC110608756 gene encoding zinc finger CCCH domain-containing protein 14 has protein sequence MEKSVSPPSDSKAIFPPCKSPPIASSPPSDHLGTRQFASNFTTLYHSILPPKPSPLPSLSFSLTSSTSSPSSAATIDDFDTENRLHQARLILEYQELCDHYDLSLARLQLLTKDIDSLRQENTNLRYANNELVKLLSLSSKAAIQSRFSSREMVEPNRFDGNTERVSLPKSISVRSSGYLKMNRAAASNGGQSSTSARQRVPSHFDQFVSGSLHQRVCVPGGVKRENAAVELDVYNQGMWKTELCNKWQETGTCPYGDHCQFAHGITELRPVIRHPRYKTQVCRMVLAGEACPYGHRCHFRHSLSEQERLMGPH, from the exons ATGGAGAAAAGTGTGTCTCCGCCATCGGATTCAAAAGCCATCTTCCCGCCATGCAAATCCCCGCCTATTGCGTCTTCTCCACCGTCTGATCATCTTGGTACTCGACAGTTTGCTTCCAATTTCACCACATTGTATCACTCCATTTTGCCGCCAAAACCATCTCCGCTTCCTTCTCTCTCGTTTTCACTAACCTCTTCCACCTCTTCCCCGTCCTCCGCCGCTACTATTGATGATTTCGATACTGAGAACCGCCTTCACCAGGCGCGTCTTATTTTGGAGTATCAAGAGCTTTGCGACCATTACGATCTCTCTCTTGCTCGCCTCCAACTTTTAACCAAAGATATTGACTCGCTTCGCCAAGAGAATACCAATCTCAGATACGCCAATAATGAGCTTGTTAAGCTTCTCAGTCTATCTTCCAAGGCTGCGATTCAAAGCCGCTTTAGCAGCCGCGAGATGGTTGAACCGAACCGGTTCGACGGGAATACAGAGCGAGTCTCGTTGCCGAAGAGCATTTCTGTCCGGTCTAGTGGTTATCTGAAAATGAATCGAGCCGCTGCAAGCAATGGCGGTCAGAGTAGCACTTCAGCTCGGCAACGGGTTCCGAGTCATTTCGATCAATTTGTCTCTGGATCG TTGCATCAGCGAGTGTGCGTGCCAGGAGGAGTGAAAAGGGAGAACGCAGCCGTGGAGTTAGATGTGTACAATCAAGGGATGTGGAAGACAGAGCTGTGCAACAAATGGCAGGAGACTGGTACGTGCCCTTACGGTGATCATTGCCAATTCGCTCACGGGATTACAGAGCTGCGTCCCGTTATAAGGCACCCCAGGTACAAAACTCAAGTCTGCAGGATGGTTCTTGCCGGTGAAGCATGTCCCTATGGTCATAGGTGCCACTTTCGCCACTCTCTTAGTGAGCAGGAGAGGCTAATGGGCCCACATTGA
- the LOC110608730 gene encoding fibroin heavy chain: MKTKSKHGNTEDSTLIWNWKANDFTNKKKNRGKQFPVTEFLQDNYRKMEETVLGPGVGTGIGCGVGAGFGLVGGIGYGGWPWNHLKLVFGVGMGCGIGIGFGYGRGLGYGRSWDSLRSQLDKRKSASGNKGTWRGFQ, encoded by the exons ATGAAGACCAAATCTAAACACGGTAACACGGAGGATTCAACCCTCATTTGGAACTGGAAAGCGAACGACTTCACTAACAAGAAGAAGAACCGTGGAAAGCAATTTCCTGTAACTGAATTCCTCCAAGATAACTACCGGAAGATGGAGGAAACAGTGTTAGGTCCCGGAGTTGGTACAGGGATTGGATGTGGCGTTGGGGCGGGCTTCGGTTTGGTTGGTGGTATCGGTTATGGTGGCTGGCCGTGGAACCATCTCAAGCTGGTGTTTGGGGTGGGCATGGGCTGCGGTATTGGAATCGGGTTCGGGTATGGGCGTGGACTTGGCTATGGTCGTAGCTGGGATTCCTTGCGTTCTCAATTGGATAAGAGGAAGtcagcttctggcaacaaaggAACTTGGCGAG GATTTCAATAG
- the LOC110608729 gene encoding lipid phosphate phosphatase 2 isoform X1, with protein sequence MPWRDFRSLSCFKNFMGIFKDASTKRLEITANTCQSFSTLDLALIEHKDKENKMREVQLGSHTVMSHGVTVARTHMHDWLILLVLVVIEVILYVIHPFYRFVGKDMMSDLKYPFKSNTVPVWAVPIYAVILPMVIFLIIYFRRRDIYDLHHAILGNNIFHFLVLYLLKFPSCYQLRLSLPNAQDVFMSAGLFYSVLVTAVITDSIKNAVGRPRPDFFWRCFPDGKDVYDQLGNVICHGDKNIIKEGHKSFPSGHTSWSFAGLSFLSLYLSGKIKAFDRRGHVAKLCIVFLPLLVACLVGISRVDDYWHHWQDVFAGGLLGLVVATFCYLQFFPPPYHPQGWGPYAYFQVLEESRIQASNAINLGNSETMEAEAENEEGESNGFMGLHLARSSSLPMEDVERGRK encoded by the exons ATGCCTTGGAGGGATTTCAGATCTCTTTCTTGCTTCAAGAATTTTATGGGCATCTTTAAG GACGCATCGACGAAGAGGCTGGAGATTACTGCAAATACCTGCCAATCATTTTCAACTCTTGACCTTGCACTGATAGAACACAAGGATAAAGAG AACAAGATGAGGGAAGTTCAGCTTGGTTCGCATACTGTGATGTCCCATGGGGTTACAGTTGCAAGGACACACATGCATGATTGGCTTATACTTTTAGTTCTTGTGGTGATAGAGGTCATTCTATATGTTATTCATCCATTTTATCGGTTTGTTGGGAAGGATATGATGTCGGATCTTAAGTACCCCTTCAAAAGTAATACAGTGCCTGTTTGGGCTGTCCCT ATATATGCCGTTATTTTGCCTATGGTTATTTTCCTCATTATCTATTTTCGTAGGAGAGACATCTATGATCTCCACCATGCCATACTAGGTAATAATATCTTCCATTTCCTTGTTTTGTACCTCTTAAAATTTCCATCATGCTATCAGTTGCGGTTATCACTACCTAATGCACaagatgtttttatgagtgcAGGCCTCTTTTATTCTGTTCTAGTGACAGCTGTCATTACCGATTCAATAAAAAATGCTGTTGGTCGGCCTAGACCTGACTTCTTTTGGCGTTGTTTCCCAGACGGAAAGGAT GTTTATGATCAATTGGGAAATGTCATATGCCACggtgataaaaatattattaaggaAGGACATAAAAGTTTTCCAAGTGGACACACCTCAT GGTCCTTTGCTGGCCTGAGTTTCCTATCTCTCTACCTATCTGGAAAAATAAAAGCATTTGACCGCAGAGGCCATGTTGCAAAGCTATGCATTGTCTTTCTGCCACTACTAGTTGCTTGTCTTGTTGGCATTTCTCGAGTGGATGACTACTGGCATCATTGGCAGGATGTCTTTGCTGGAGGTCTATTAG GGCTTGTAGTGGCTACATTTTGTTATTTGCAGTTCTTCCCTCCGCCATATCATCCTCAAG GTTGGGGACCTTATGCATACTTTCAGGTATTGGAGGAGTCACGCATACAAGCATCCAATGCTATAAATCTGGGAAATTCAGAGACAATGGAGGCTGAAGCTGAGAATGAAGAAGGTGAAAGTAATGGATTCATGGGACTACATCTGGCTCGTAGCTCTAGTTTGCCAATGGAAGACGTAGAACGGGGAAGGAAGTAA
- the LOC110608728 gene encoding uncharacterized protein LOC110608728, translated as MEPPPSSTTKLRLMCSYGGHIITRPNTKSIYYAGGDTRIITIPTTSANNLTLSFLTSHLATVLHISYPFTLKYQLPDHDLDSLISLSTDEDLLIMLDEHQRLSPTPSRIRVFLFPVKPIFTQPELTQLNTGSNMGELSGNELRHPKTESWFADVLKSAKIMQKGGVGFGGEGQCDGNNVACSGAEVSGGLCGAESMVLETNSSFGSTSSSVSSSNLPAKVQVEDNLAGSLDNKVKLSTSELFASGNSVATAVSHPQTGTYQDSVASVPAMENTNSSPPLESEGKILDPRTGVETQNMVHVSGFPLSLQFDKPQVQFVHAAAPHHLPQNQSGMVPVTPYCLMNSPVPQQQMYYQTNQPHPIYVVPVGYPYRFPMQSSLVNPANVCSTHPPPHPNPSLNPAQMAYKVAAASPAPELGSQVYRMIPTASPLVNAPHNENHQQAEGLPQMNLQAQSMGTANYTNELDDDPARSQIYKSQPPPPTLPSRYRTMTKATPILLSEALAQLHTENIKQQP; from the exons ATGGAACCTCCACCTTCTTCTACAACTAAGCTCCGGTTAATGTGCAGCTATGGAGGGCACATCATTACCCGACCCAATACCAAATCTATCTACTATGCTGGCGGCGACACCCGCATCATCACCATCCCCACCACCTCTGCCAATAATCTAACTCTTTCTTTTCTCACCTCCCACTTAGCCACTGTCCTTCACATTAGCTATCCCTTTACTCTCAAGTACCAGCTTCCCGATCACGATCTTGACTCGCTTATCTCCCTTTCTACAGACGAGGACCTACTTATTATGCTCGATGAGCACCAGCGCCTCTCCCCTACTCCTTCTCGCATCAGAGTTTTTCTCTTCCCTGTGAAACCCATTTTCACTCAGCCTGAATTAACTCAGTTGAATACCGGTTCTAATATGGGTGAATTGTCTGGGAACGAGCTAAGGCATCCCAAGACGGAGAGTTGGTTTGCAGATGTGTTGAAGAGCGCCAAGATTATGCAGAAGGGAGGGGTAGGGTTTGGAGGGGAGGGGCAGTGTGATGGTAACAATGTTGCTTGTAGTGGGGCAGAGGTGAGTGGTGGTCTTTGTGGGGCGGAGTCGATGGTTTTGGAGACGAATTCATCATTCGGTTCGActtcttcttctgtttcttCGTCGAATTTGCCCGCTAAGGTTCAGGTTGAGGATAATTTAGCTGGGTCTTTGGATAACAAGGTCAAGTTGTCCACTTCAGAATTATTTGCAAG TGGCAATAGTGTAGCTACTGCTGTTTCTCATCCACAGACTGGGACTTATCAAGACTCAGTTGCCTCTGTTCCTGCTATGGAGAATACAAATTCTTCCCCCCCATTAGAATCAGAGGGTAAAATCCTTGATCCTCGAACTGGGGTCGAgacgcaaaacatggttcacGTTTCTGGATTTCCATTGTCTCTCCAATTTGATAAACCACAAGTGCAGTTTGTCCATGCAGCTGCACCACATCACTTACCGCAGAACCAATCTGGAATGGTGCCAGTAACTCCATATTGTCTGATGAATTCTCCAGTCCCTCAGCAGCAGATGTATTACCAGACCAATCAACCACACCCGATATATGTTGTACCTGTTGGGTATCCTTACAGATTTCCTATGCAAAGCAGTTTGGTTAATCCTGCAAATGTTTGTTCTACTCATCCTCCGCCACATCCTAATCCTTCTCTAAACCCTGCTCAAATGGCTTACAAGGTTGCCGCTGCTTCACCTGCGCCCGAGTTGGGCTCACAAGTTTACAGAATGATACCAACAGCAAGTCCACTTGTTAATGCACCACACAATGAAAATCATCAACAAGCTGAGGGTCTTCCTCAAATGAATCTCCAAGCTCAGTCCATGGGAACTGCTAATTATACTAACGAACTTGATGATGACCCTGCCCGCTCACAGATATATAAATCTCAGCCTCCACCTCCTACGTTGCCTTCGCGCTACCGAACAATGACCAAAGCCACACCAATCTTGTTATCAGAGGCTTTGGCACAGTTGCATACAGAAAACATAAAACAACAACCGTAA
- the LOC110609647 gene encoding uncharacterized protein LOC110609647: protein MDLMSTPFTGNWRRYWRRKRYQKLDGGLTGRKNTKMVRFGGGRPRRSAWKIRPKLKILKIAAASPLKLVRKVKNAYVDMMLNLAGSVGFLNDDKVFGNKRIPKARQAAIAASYSNEEFEARLVYEIYKALKATK from the coding sequence ATGGACCTCATGTCTACACCGTTTACTGGCAACTGGAGGAGATACTGGAGAAGAAAGCGATACCAGAAGCTCGATGGCGGACTAACTGGCCGAAAGAATACGAAAATGGTGAGATTTGGAGGTGGTAGGCCACGTAGATCTGCTTGGAAGATCAGACCGAAGCTGAAAATATTAAAGATCGCAGCTGCTTCTCCATTGAAGCTTGTGAGGAAGGTAAAGAATGCTTATGTTGATATGATGCTTAACTTAGCAGGGAGTGTCGGTTTCTTGAATGATGATAAAGTGTTTGGAAATAAACGAATTCCAAAAGCTAGGCAGGCTGCTATTGCTGCTTCTTATTCTAATGAAGAATTTGAAGCGAGGCTGGTTTATGAGATCTATAAGGCCTTGAAGGCAACTAAGTGA
- the LOC110608729 gene encoding lipid phosphate phosphatase 2 isoform X4, which yields MREVQLGSHTVMSHGVTVARTHMHDWLILLVLVVIEVILYVIHPFYRFVGKDMMSDLKYPFKSNTVPVWAVPIYAVILPMVIFLIIYFRRRDIYDLHHAILGNNIFHFLVLYLLKFPSCYQLRLSLPNAQDVFMSAGLFYSVLVTAVITDSIKNAVGRPRPDFFWRCFPDGKDVYDQLGNVICHGDKNIIKEGHKSFPSGHTSWSFAGLSFLSLYLSGKIKAFDRRGHVAKLCIVFLPLLVACLVGISRVDDYWHHWQDVFAGGLLGLVVATFCYLQFFPPPYHPQGWGPYAYFQVLEESRIQASNAINLGNSETMEAEAENEEGESNGFMGLHLARSSSLPMEDVERGRK from the exons ATGAGGGAAGTTCAGCTTGGTTCGCATACTGTGATGTCCCATGGGGTTACAGTTGCAAGGACACACATGCATGATTGGCTTATACTTTTAGTTCTTGTGGTGATAGAGGTCATTCTATATGTTATTCATCCATTTTATCGGTTTGTTGGGAAGGATATGATGTCGGATCTTAAGTACCCCTTCAAAAGTAATACAGTGCCTGTTTGGGCTGTCCCT ATATATGCCGTTATTTTGCCTATGGTTATTTTCCTCATTATCTATTTTCGTAGGAGAGACATCTATGATCTCCACCATGCCATACTAGGTAATAATATCTTCCATTTCCTTGTTTTGTACCTCTTAAAATTTCCATCATGCTATCAGTTGCGGTTATCACTACCTAATGCACaagatgtttttatgagtgcAGGCCTCTTTTATTCTGTTCTAGTGACAGCTGTCATTACCGATTCAATAAAAAATGCTGTTGGTCGGCCTAGACCTGACTTCTTTTGGCGTTGTTTCCCAGACGGAAAGGAT GTTTATGATCAATTGGGAAATGTCATATGCCACggtgataaaaatattattaaggaAGGACATAAAAGTTTTCCAAGTGGACACACCTCAT GGTCCTTTGCTGGCCTGAGTTTCCTATCTCTCTACCTATCTGGAAAAATAAAAGCATTTGACCGCAGAGGCCATGTTGCAAAGCTATGCATTGTCTTTCTGCCACTACTAGTTGCTTGTCTTGTTGGCATTTCTCGAGTGGATGACTACTGGCATCATTGGCAGGATGTCTTTGCTGGAGGTCTATTAG GGCTTGTAGTGGCTACATTTTGTTATTTGCAGTTCTTCCCTCCGCCATATCATCCTCAAG GTTGGGGACCTTATGCATACTTTCAGGTATTGGAGGAGTCACGCATACAAGCATCCAATGCTATAAATCTGGGAAATTCAGAGACAATGGAGGCTGAAGCTGAGAATGAAGAAGGTGAAAGTAATGGATTCATGGGACTACATCTGGCTCGTAGCTCTAGTTTGCCAATGGAAGACGTAGAACGGGGAAGGAAGTAA
- the LOC110608729 gene encoding lipid phosphate phosphatase 2 isoform X2 → MPWRDFRSLSCFKNFMGIFKDASTKRLEITANTCQSFSTLDLALIEHKDKENKMREVQLGSHTVMSHGVTVARTHMHDWLILLVLVVIEVILYVIHPFYRFVGKDMMSDLKYPFKSNTVPVWAVPIYAVILPMVIFLIIYFRRRDIYDLHHAILGNNIFHFLVLYLLKFPSCYQLRLSLPNAQDVFMSAGLFYSVLVTAVITDSIKNAVGRPRPDFFWRCFPDGKDVYDQLGNVICHGDKNIIKEGHKSFPSGHTSWSFAGLSFLSLYLSGKIKAFDRRGHVAKLCIVFLPLLVACLVGISRVDDYWHHWQDVFAGGLLGLVVATFCYLQFFPPPYHPQGHVQLVHWEPIKIWLGTLCILSGIGGVTHTSIQCYKSGKFRDNGG, encoded by the exons ATGCCTTGGAGGGATTTCAGATCTCTTTCTTGCTTCAAGAATTTTATGGGCATCTTTAAG GACGCATCGACGAAGAGGCTGGAGATTACTGCAAATACCTGCCAATCATTTTCAACTCTTGACCTTGCACTGATAGAACACAAGGATAAAGAG AACAAGATGAGGGAAGTTCAGCTTGGTTCGCATACTGTGATGTCCCATGGGGTTACAGTTGCAAGGACACACATGCATGATTGGCTTATACTTTTAGTTCTTGTGGTGATAGAGGTCATTCTATATGTTATTCATCCATTTTATCGGTTTGTTGGGAAGGATATGATGTCGGATCTTAAGTACCCCTTCAAAAGTAATACAGTGCCTGTTTGGGCTGTCCCT ATATATGCCGTTATTTTGCCTATGGTTATTTTCCTCATTATCTATTTTCGTAGGAGAGACATCTATGATCTCCACCATGCCATACTAGGTAATAATATCTTCCATTTCCTTGTTTTGTACCTCTTAAAATTTCCATCATGCTATCAGTTGCGGTTATCACTACCTAATGCACaagatgtttttatgagtgcAGGCCTCTTTTATTCTGTTCTAGTGACAGCTGTCATTACCGATTCAATAAAAAATGCTGTTGGTCGGCCTAGACCTGACTTCTTTTGGCGTTGTTTCCCAGACGGAAAGGAT GTTTATGATCAATTGGGAAATGTCATATGCCACggtgataaaaatattattaaggaAGGACATAAAAGTTTTCCAAGTGGACACACCTCAT GGTCCTTTGCTGGCCTGAGTTTCCTATCTCTCTACCTATCTGGAAAAATAAAAGCATTTGACCGCAGAGGCCATGTTGCAAAGCTATGCATTGTCTTTCTGCCACTACTAGTTGCTTGTCTTGTTGGCATTTCTCGAGTGGATGACTACTGGCATCATTGGCAGGATGTCTTTGCTGGAGGTCTATTAG GGCTTGTAGTGGCTACATTTTGTTATTTGCAGTTCTTCCCTCCGCCATATCATCCTCAAG GACACGTGCAATTAGTACACTGGGAGCCAATAAAAATCTG GTTGGGGACCTTATGCATACTTTCAGGTATTGGAGGAGTCACGCATACAAGCATCCAATGCTATAAATCTGGGAAATTCAGAGACAATGGAGGCTGA